The sequence GGTCAGCTCGACCCCCTTGGGATAGATGCCATTCTCGACCGGCCAACTGTCCGACCACGTTCCGGACGCGGATAGGACGCGAAAGGACAGCCCTCGGAGCGGTCCGAACAGCGTCTGGCGCACCGGCGTATCGTCAAAGCGTTCACCGCTTTCCCGGACCATGGTATTTTCCGCCGCGAGATAGCTGCGATACCTCCTGCCGCCATCCGTTTCCGTGCGCAGCACGCCTTCCGCGAGAGTCAGGGAAAGCGGTTCCGACTGTTGCAGATCGCGCGAAAAGACGACAAGCGCGCGGTCGATCTGCGATAGCCGCTCAAGCCGGTTGTCCGTTCGTTTCTGTACGTTGATGATCGTGTCCAGCGTCGTGAAGGACGCAAGGCCAACCAGTGCGAAGATTGCGAGGGCCAC is a genomic window of Sulfitobacter alexandrii containing:
- a CDS encoding prepilin-type N-terminal cleavage/methylation domain-containing protein codes for the protein MTQPPAARDAGITLIEMLVALAIFALVGLASFTTLDTIINVQKRTDNRLERLSQIDRALVVFSRDLQQSEPLSLTLAEGVLRTETDGGRRYRSYLAAENTMVRESGERFDDTPVRQTLFGPLRGLSFRVLSASGTWSDSWPVENGIYPKGVELTLTLDEDREVLRLVALPQVVTP